GAAAGTAAATTATTTAACCCTGGTCGGCGGCGATCGCGGCGTAATGCTCCTAAATCAATCTCGGCAAATGCTGCCATGCTCTCACCTGCACCTGTTTCTGCTAAAATGATTCCCCGATGATCGATGATTTTAGAGCCACCGTCAGCCGAAGCTATAGGGATAGCAATATTAGCGATACCTGCGGTATTAGCAGAAACGACATAAGCCATATTTTCAACAGCGCGAGTGATTTTTGCTGCATCTTTAGGGGTGAGGTTTTTGTTATATACTTCCGAGGTGGAATGGACAAAAACCTCTGCGCCTCGCATCGCCAAACACCGCGCCACTTCTGGATACAAAATTTCTTCTGATGCTAAAGCGGCCAAATTACCGATCGCAGTTTTAGCAACGGGGAAAACTCCTTCTAAACCATAGCAGTCGAGATATTTATCCCAAACATCATGGGGAGTAGGAGCAAATAAGGAATTCAGCCGCCGATATCGCAAGACGATTGAGCCGGAGGGGTCAAGAATAAAGCAGGTTTGGAAGTACAATCCGGGAAAGTTAGGATCGACTTCGTAGGCATTCCCAGCTAAAAAGATTTTGTGCTTTTGAGCAATTTTACCAAGTGCTTCATACTCAGCACCAGCCATTTCTATACAGGCTTTTTCTGCCCAACCTGCTAAAGTATCTCCCATCGGAAAACCTGTCAGGAAATATTCTGGTAGGACAATTAAACGACAATCAAAGCCAATGAAGGCGATACTGGCAGCAATTTGTTGAGCTAGACGGTTGATCGAGTTTAGCATGAGCGATCGCGCTTCGTGGCGTAGACGTAGCCCACCAGAGGTATCGCTTGTTTGGTTGACTGCATGACAGGTAACTTGCAATGCTAAAGCGCGATAGGATTCTAAATTAGTCATGAGGCATTGGGCATTGGTCAGTTGTCTTTAAATTTTCTACAGAAGGGTCTAGATATAACTGAAAACGAGCCTCTAGTTTTTGACGGAGTTCTTTTGTAATCTCCCACAGATGCCCAAATACAGTTTTCTTGTCTAAATCAGTTGGTTGCTGAGTCATAGTTTGAGTTTGCGGCTTTTCTATAAACTTAATATTTAGTGTGACACTTTCTAGCACCTCGATCGTTGCCCAATATGGACAACATAATTTACCGAATTCAGGACTTTGGTAAACAGCCCATCAACTAAACCATGATAAAGCTATTGCGGCAACATCCTTTTTTTACAGCAGAGTTGCAGCAATCTGTATCAGTCGATGATTATTCATTTAGATGCTTTTGCCCTTAGTCTAAACCTCAGTGATCATACATACTGCAATTTTATGTAAAATTGTTTTATTATACTTAATTGTAAAAATACAAACAACTTTGTTCTTAAGTATAGACAAATTAGGAGAAAACCAAATATTAATAAGTTAGTTGTTTGATTATAAATACATATATGGCTTTTGATTTAGATGAAGCTTTTCAACTGGATATAGCTCAAGTTAATTTAAAAAAAGCACATTCAATAGTATTTAGTTTATATGATGACCCGAAAATTCCTTTTGTAATTTGGTTACTAGAGAACCCTAAGAGCCTATTGGCGTTACCTGGAAAAATTAGTCTGCGCCACCATGATTATATTCACATACTTTTAAGTAGAGGAATTTCTCCTCAAGATGAAGCCTTTGTAATAGGATTTACAATGGGTAATGACTTAAAAACCAATCAACTACATTTATTCATATATAAATTTTTTGCTAAATTTATATATCCAGCTCCTTATAAATTTTCAAAGTTAGACTTCATGAATTTTAACTTAGGATTTATCTATGGCAGAAAGATTAAAATTAAACAAATAAATGAGATTGATTTTAAAATGTATCAAAATGAAAATATCAGATACTTAAGAAACTTTTTCGGTATAAATACTGATGAAACGAAATTGATGCGAGAGTATTAAATGGGGTTAGTACTAATTAAAATGCATCTAAAAAAATAGTATGAGAATGCACCTACCTTATAAACTGAGATTTGTTTCTTCTCAACTTGTAACTGTAACAGTACTGCTGACATTGCTCTTATTTATTCCTCAAATTTGGCTCAACTGGCAAGCCTACCATAGCTTTAATAATATTGTTAAATATGAATTTAAGCTACAAATACTGAGTGATGAAATTACTTATCTTGATGAAGTATTAACGATGTCAGCCCGGATGAATGCTGCCACAGGTAACTTTATTTGGGAACAACGGTATCGCCAATTTGAACCTAAGCTAGATATTGCTATTAAAGAATCTATTAAACTTGCTCCTAAAGCATATAAAAATGAGGATGCCAAAATAATTGATACTGCTAATCAGCGCTTGGTTGCAATGGAATATCAATCTTTTAATTTAGTTAATAAAAATCAAAAAGACGAAGCAAAGCTACTGCTTTTTAGCAGCGAATATGAAAATAATAAACGCATTTATGCTAATGGTGTTGCCCAAAGAAAGCGTAACATTTCACTTCAGTTACAGCAGAAAATTGATGAATATTATCAAAGAATTTTTTGGGCAATTTTAGAATCTATTATAAGTTTAGTAATGCTGATTCCAGCATGGCTGTTAGTATTGCATTTATTGCAGCAATACTTAAAAGATAAAAAAATTGCTCAAGCCGCCTTAGAAGAAACTAATTCTAGATTGGAAATACAAGTTGCAGAGAGAACAGTAAAATTAAAATACAAAAATTTTCAACTAAAACAGACACTCAAAGAATTGCAACACACTCAAGTACAACTTGTTCAAACCGAGAAAATGTCTTCATTAGGTCAGTTAGTTGCGGGTGTTGCTCATGAAATCAATAATCCAGTTAATTTCATTTATGGCAACCTACTCCACCTTAGAGAATATAGTCAACAATTACTAACTTTAATTACCCTGTATCAGCAACAATGTTATAGTTATAGCCCAGAAATAACTACTCTACTTGATGAGATAGATTTAGAGTTTATTATTGATGATATGCCGAGAATATTATCATCAATGGCAATTGGTACTGAACGTATTCGCGAAATTGTACTAACTTTGCGTAACTTCTCGCGTCTTGATGAAGCAGAAATGAAATTTGTTGATATTCATGAAGGAATTAATAGTACCCTATTAATTTTACAGTATCGTCTCAAAGAAAATCATAACCAGCAGGAAATTACAATTATCAAAGATTATGGTAATTTGCCTCTTGTTGAATGTTATGCGGGAGGATTAAATCAGGTATTTATGAATATCTTAAGTAACGCTATTGATGCTTTATATCAACGGGAAACAGAGTGTTTAAAAGGAGAGATTGAAAAACAGCTTAGTTCTATTATTATCCATACTCAAGTTAAAAATAAAGAATACATAATTATTAGTATTAAAGATAATGGTTCAGGAATAACTAAGGAAGCTCAAACTAGATTATTTGACCCTTTCTTTACTACTAAACCTATAGGTAAAGGTACTGGCTTAGGATTATCTATTAGTTACCAGATTATAGTGGAAAAACATAAAGGGAAAATTAAGTGTATTTCTGCACCTGGTGAAGGTACAGAATTTGTGATTGAGATTCCTATCAATCAGACGCTGTAAGTAAATATATCAACTGTGCCTAGCTTTAGCGTAGTTCTGGGAAAGAAGTCTACACCTGTAACCGACCTTACATTACCACCGGAGTCTATATAATAGATTAATTATTTGTGGTCACACCTTTGACATAATATTGCAATGTCTTTGTCAATAGGATGTGCAATAGTTTACTCATCAAACTGATTAACGGAACTAGGCAGCTAACCCCTGCCTTTTTTAATCAATACCCTATAATACTGCATTTCCAACACAAATTTAGCATTAGCAAGCTTTAATTTCCTTGCTACTTAATTATGGGTGATTCCCCTTTACCTGAGAATTACTAATAGAAAATCCTCGGCGTGTGGGTTTAATACTAGCTAACTCCACCTGAAAACTTACCTTGTCGGTCATTTCCCCGCTTTTGGCTTCCAAAGTCCACTTACCAGGATGTAAATTCCAAAATAAAGAATTAGCTGAATTTGTATCTAACTTTTCCCCATTTAAGCGCCACTCTACCAGCGTAGATTTATTTCCCGCTAGCTTAAATTCGAGTTTTTGCTTCGCTTCTTCACTAGGATACACTAAGAATAAATCGCCATTATGCGGAGATAAAATTCTCAAATTATGAGAAACAAAACTCGATTGCTGTTGTTTTGCCAACCACTCATCATACTCTGGTGGTAAATTGAACTTGTTTTCGCCTTCGTAGGCAATTTTATCTTCTGGATAGAAATATTCTTGTACCACTGAGGTACAATCTGGTGTTGGTCGTAACCCCGAAATTGCACAAACAGGTAATTGCATTAAACCTTCTGGAGGCGGAAAAGCTGCTGGTTCTTGATGTTCGTGCAGGTGTAGCATAATCCGATTCCACAAAGGTGCAGCCCCTGTGACGCCTGAAACTTGTCGCATCGGTTCGCCGTTGAAATTGCCTACCCAAGTAGCGACGGTGTAATCGGTAGTGAAGCCAACTGTCCAAGTATCACGAAAATTGGAAGAAGTGCCAGTTTTAACAGCAACAGGAAAAGGTAAATTTAATACTGAGTCTACACCAAAGGCTGTTGCACGAGCGTGATTATCACTGAGGATGTTAGTAATTAATTGCCATATTGTGTGATTCGGGAGTGGGGAGTTTGTAGAGACGCGATTCATCGCGTCTGTAGGGAGTGGGGAATTGGAAAATGTGCTGACTAATGGGGTAGCATCTCCAAATCGTGCTAGAGTTAGATAGGCATGGGCTAATTCCCATAAACTGACTTCGCCGCTACCGAGAGTCAAACCTAAACCGTAATGTTCTGGGGTTTGATTGAGGTGTTCAAATCCTAGTTGATGCAGTCGTTCTAAGAAAGTTTCCACACCTACTTTTTCTAAAACCCTCACTGCGGGTACATTCAACGAATTTGCTAAGGCGATTCGCACTCGCACAGGGCCAAGAAACTTTTCGGTGTAATCGGTTGGGCTGTAAAGTTTCGCGCCGGGAATTGCATAACGGGCGGGGACATCTGCCAAAATGGTATTTGGGCGAATTAAACCTTTTTCTAAAGCTAATTCATAAACAAAAGGCTTGAGGGTAGAACCTGGTTGACGTAGTGCTTGCACTCCATCATTGCGTCCTAATTTTGTCTCATTAAAGTAATCAGGTGAACCGACATAAGCCAAAACTTCACCAGTGTGGTTATCAATCACCAACGTAGCTGCATCATGGACATTGTTGGGGGCTAGGGAAGAAATCACCTGTTGTACCTGTGCTTCGACAAACTGCTGTAAAGGGCGATTTATAGTCGTGCGGATGGGGGAATTTTCTTCTGTTTGCCCCTTATCAAACTGATTAGCTAACCAAAATAAAAAGTGGGGTGCGGCGATAATTCCCTGTGGGCGGTACTGAAACACAACTTTTTCGGTTTGTGTTCGGGCTGCGTAGCTTGCCGCCGTAGGCATCGCCTCATTTAGATACCCTTCCTGTACCATCCGATTAAGGACGTATTTTTGTCGCTGCTTTAACCGTTCCCAATGTTCATAAGGATTAAAGTATGTGGGATTATTGGGAATAGCAGCCAACAAACTAGCTTGGGCAAGATTTAACTCACTAGCTGGTATGGAAAAATAAGTCTGCGCGGCTGCTTCCACACCATATATATTCCCACCCATCGGCAGCCGATTAATATATGCAGAGAGAATTTCATCTTTATTCATCCCTGCTGCTAACCGCCAAGATAGCCAAATCTCACTCAGTTTACCAGAGAAGCTGCGGGGCACAGGATCTAACATCCGCGCCAACTGCATAGTAATAGTAGAAGCGCCGGAAACAATTCGTTTGGCATGGATGGCTTCTTTGCCGGCGCGGATAACAGCTTTCATATCCAACGCCCCATGATGGTAAAAGCTGCCATCTTCGGCGGCTAAAATGGCATGGATAAACTGCGGCGAAACTTGATTTAGCGAGACTACTGATGTATGTTCTTGGTCACGGGTGAGCAATGTTCCTAATGGTAAACCATTGCGATCGCTAAATTGCATTGCCAACTGATTTTGGGCAATATCTGTAGCCCTAACGGGTGCAAAATAAGGTAGTAAGCGTATAATTAGGCAGATTACCAGCACAGCGAGGATAAATTTGCTACCGTGCTTAAATTGGAGTAGCGATCGTAAAATTAGTTTCATCAGGGAATCCCTGCCCAAGAAAACCTACCTTAATTTTGACGCAGCGATTACATCTATATCAGTAAATATGTCAAATACTTAATAATTTATTTGAAATCACTTAGCAGATGTAAATTAATATTTGCAGAACTCAAATACTTATTAATAGTTAAGAATTGTAGTGATTTTTCGGAACAATCACAGGGTATTGGTTATCTATGTAAATAAACATAGTTAAATCCAAAGTCTGGGTAAAAAATAGTCATCTGGCATCCTTTATTAGTCTTGGTATTACCAAATCAATGAGTAAATGCCAACTTTTGTTAGCTATAATTTATGAATTTTTTATTTTGAATTCCTAAAAAATATGATTATCAAATTTTTACGCAGTTTCCACCATAAAATTCTCTATCTCTTCCTTAGCGTCCTTGGCGTACTTGGCGGTTCGTTAAAAAAAATTACCCATTCCTCACGCCAGAAAAGAAGAATACAGTTTATTCTTCTCTTTACATTCATGCTAACGATGACAGGGTGTAATTTTTTTGGTATCAACTCAAATAAAGAACAACTCCCAGCAGTATCCCCACTCACACCACCAAAATTACCAGACTGGATTGAACAAATAAGTCCCATCGGCGATGCAAAGCCTCTCAACCAAATCCGCATCCGTTTTAAAGAAGCTTTAATCCCAGTTGAAAGTCTCGACAGTCCAGAACAACAGAAACTATTAGAAAAATTTGCACTTTGGCCGCCTTTACCCGGTCAATTTCGCTTTTTGACACCGCGCATGGTAGGTTTTCAAGCTGAAAAAGCATTGCCAATAGCGACAAGATTTCAAGTTACTCTCAAAGCAGGTTTAGCCGACTTAAAAAACCATCGACTAGACAAAGATTTACCTTGGACTTTCAACACTGAATCTATTAACCTGACTAATTTACCCGGTGTCAATCCCATTGAGAAGGCTGATATCGAACCAATTGATTTACAAGAAAAGCTACACTTTACTTCCAATGTAGAATTAAATTTAGCTTCTGTGCAAGAGCATTTACAGTTAATTCCTGAAAGTAAAAATCAAGGTATAGGTTTTAAAGTTGAATTAGACAAAGAAGAAAAACCAGTAAAAGAAAATGAAGACCCTTTAGAAAAATTAGACCCTTCAGCACGCAACTGGTTTTATAATCTCATTCCCCAGCAAAATCTCGAAAAGGCAACCCCTTATCGCCTAGTCTTTTCTCCCGGAATACGTCCTGCTTATGGCAATCTCGCTACAGAGAAAGAATTTGTCAGTAAGTTAGCAACTTATTCGCCTTTAGCATTCCAGAAAATTAACTTTTACGGACAGCCAGATTCAGGGGGAACATTTGGGAGATTTATTAAAGGCAGCCCCCAGCTAGAATTTAATAACGTCTTACTGCCAGATTCAGCTAAAGAAAGTATTACCATTAATCCAGCACCGAAAGATATTTCGAGAATCATCCAAATAAATGATGAAGATAAAATTGTCGGCATCAATCCTTATGCGCTAGAACCTGCCAAAACTTATACAATTACTATCGGTGGAAATCTCAAAGATAAGTTTGGACAGACTTTGGGTAAACCTGTCACACTTAAATATGATACTGGAGATTTAGCCGGTGATATCTGGGTACCATCAGATTTAAATATTTTTCCCACAGATAAAAATTTGCAGCTAAATATTAGTACTGGAAATCTGCCAGAATCTAAATATAAAGCAGCTTATCGAGCAATTAAACCGACAGATTTAGTTTATTTTAATAATAGTAATGATTTATTACCCCAACCTTCTAATTGGCAAAGCTTTCAGGTATCGGGTAAGAAAAATCAATCAGTTGATATTGCTGTTCCTCTGCGGGAAAAAATAAGTGCAGCTACGGGAATGTTAGCTTATGGAGTACAAGCCCGTACTAATAAATATCAGGAGAACGGTAAGGAACTGTGGCGAGAACCTACGACTTATGGAATGGTTGAATTAACGAATTTGGGCGTATTTACTCAGTGGTTTCCTGAATCAGGCTTAATTCGTGTCAATCATTTGACAGATGGTTCGCCAGTTACAGCAGCTACTGTGGAAATTTATCAATCAAAATTACAAGCAAAATCTCGCCCCGAACCAGTACCTTGTACAACAGGTAAAACTGATGAAAATGGGATTTTTAGAATTGTTCGTGAAGGATTACAGCAATGTTATTCTGGAAATGAAAGTTCTAGTAAATCACCACAATTATTAGTAATTGCCCGTGAAAACCAAGATTGGGCATTTGCTAGAACCGAAGAGTATAGCGGTGTTTATGGCTACGGTATTGATGCAGGTTGGCAAGATAGTAAGCCAGAATCACGCGGAGTAATTTTTTCAGATAGACAGTTATATCAACCAGGTGAAAAAGCTTGGTTAACTGGGTTTGCTGGCTTCTTGCAAAATGGCATAATCCAGCAAGATAAAAATGCTGTTTATCAATTAACTTTGGTAAATCCTGATGGACAAAAGACCAACTTAGGTACACAAACTACAAATGAATTTGGCACGTTTTCTCTGGAATTACCAATTAAAACTACTCAGCGCTTAGGCTACCATACAATTCAAGCTAAGGGTAAGAATGGACAAGAACTTTCTGGAGAATTTCGGGTAGCTGAGTTTAAGCCACCCAATTTTAAAGTCGAACTCAACCTAGATAAAGAATTTGCTTATATTGACGATAAAGTTGATATTAATGCTACCAGTAATTATTTGTTTGGTGCGCCTGTAGAAGGTGGAGAAGCAAAATATTTTATTACTCGTCAACAGGCTAATTTTATTCCCAAAGGTTGGGACGAATTTACTTTTGGTAGACAATGGTTATGGCCGGAAGAATCTCCTAGTGTATCTAGTGATGTCTTGCAAAATAATGCCCAGCTAGATGCTAATGGTAAAAGTAGTCAAACGGTGAGTGTGGCTAATGATTTACCATATCCCATGACTTACCAAGTAGATGTGCAAGTTGCAGATGTTTCTAATCTATCTGTAGCGAATTCCAAAACTTTTACAGCCTTACCGAGTAATCGTCTAATTGGGTTAAAAAGTAATTTTATTAGTGATGCTGGTAAGGCTTTTCCTATCGATGTGATTGTTACTGATCCTACAGGGAAACCGATAACAGGTCAACAAGTCCGGCTGGAATTACAAGAAATTAAATATAGTAGCGTCACCCAATTAGTTGAAGGTAGCCGAACGCCAAAAAATCAAGTTGAATATAAAACAGTCGGACAAGCAGAAATTACATCTGCTAGCAATCCGCAATCGGTAAGTTTGACAGCACCAGAATCTGGTTCATACCGAATTAGAGTTAATTTTAGTGATGCCAAATCCGAATTAAGTGCCACAGATTTACAAATTTGGGCAACTGGAGAAAATCCAGTTTTTTGGGGTTCCAAAGAAAAAGATGTCTTAGAGGTTAAGCTAGATAAAAAAGAGTTTAAACCTGGTGAAACTGCTACTGTACTAATTCAATCTCCCTATCCAGATGCAGAATTGTACTTTGCTGTGATTAAAGACAAACCTCTTTATCAGCAGATTACCAAAGTTCAGGGAGGCACACCACA
This Nostoc sp. KVJ3 DNA region includes the following protein-coding sequences:
- a CDS encoding nitrilase-related carbon-nitrogen hydrolase — encoded protein: MTNLESYRALALQVTCHAVNQTSDTSGGLRLRHEARSLMLNSINRLAQQIAASIAFIGFDCRLIVLPEYFLTGFPMGDTLAGWAEKACIEMAGAEYEALGKIAQKHKIFLAGNAYEVDPNFPGLYFQTCFILDPSGSIVLRYRRLNSLFAPTPHDVWDKYLDCYGLEGVFPVAKTAIGNLAALASEEILYPEVARCLAMRGAEVFVHSTSEVYNKNLTPKDAAKITRAVENMAYVVSANTAGIANIAIPIASADGGSKIIDHRGIILAETGAGESMAAFAEIDLGALRRDRRRPGLNNLLSRQRFELYAESYHQSHFYPANTMLEGEVDRKHFLQTQQATIERLAKLGII
- a CDS encoding sensor histidine kinase, coding for MHLPYKLRFVSSQLVTVTVLLTLLLFIPQIWLNWQAYHSFNNIVKYEFKLQILSDEITYLDEVLTMSARMNAATGNFIWEQRYRQFEPKLDIAIKESIKLAPKAYKNEDAKIIDTANQRLVAMEYQSFNLVNKNQKDEAKLLLFSSEYENNKRIYANGVAQRKRNISLQLQQKIDEYYQRIFWAILESIISLVMLIPAWLLVLHLLQQYLKDKKIAQAALEETNSRLEIQVAERTVKLKYKNFQLKQTLKELQHTQVQLVQTEKMSSLGQLVAGVAHEINNPVNFIYGNLLHLREYSQQLLTLITLYQQQCYSYSPEITTLLDEIDLEFIIDDMPRILSSMAIGTERIREIVLTLRNFSRLDEAEMKFVDIHEGINSTLLILQYRLKENHNQQEITIIKDYGNLPLVECYAGGLNQVFMNILSNAIDALYQRETECLKGEIEKQLSSIIIHTQVKNKEYIIISIKDNGSGITKEAQTRLFDPFFTTKPIGKGTGLGLSISYQIIVEKHKGKIKCISAPGEGTEFVIEIPINQTL
- the pbpC gene encoding penicillin-binding protein 1C, with product MKLILRSLLQFKHGSKFILAVLVICLIIRLLPYFAPVRATDIAQNQLAMQFSDRNGLPLGTLLTRDQEHTSVVSLNQVSPQFIHAILAAEDGSFYHHGALDMKAVIRAGKEAIHAKRIVSGASTITMQLARMLDPVPRSFSGKLSEIWLSWRLAAGMNKDEILSAYINRLPMGGNIYGVEAAAQTYFSIPASELNLAQASLLAAIPNNPTYFNPYEHWERLKQRQKYVLNRMVQEGYLNEAMPTAASYAARTQTEKVVFQYRPQGIIAAPHFLFWLANQFDKGQTEENSPIRTTINRPLQQFVEAQVQQVISSLAPNNVHDAATLVIDNHTGEVLAYVGSPDYFNETKLGRNDGVQALRQPGSTLKPFVYELALEKGLIRPNTILADVPARYAIPGAKLYSPTDYTEKFLGPVRVRIALANSLNVPAVRVLEKVGVETFLERLHQLGFEHLNQTPEHYGLGLTLGSGEVSLWELAHAYLTLARFGDATPLVSTFSNSPLPTDAMNRVSTNSPLPNHTIWQLITNILSDNHARATAFGVDSVLNLPFPVAVKTGTSSNFRDTWTVGFTTDYTVATWVGNFNGEPMRQVSGVTGAAPLWNRIMLHLHEHQEPAAFPPPEGLMQLPVCAISGLRPTPDCTSVVQEYFYPEDKIAYEGENKFNLPPEYDEWLAKQQQSSFVSHNLRILSPHNGDLFLVYPSEEAKQKLEFKLAGNKSTLVEWRLNGEKLDTNSANSLFWNLHPGKWTLEAKSGEMTDKVSFQVELASIKPTRRGFSISNSQVKGNHP
- a CDS encoding alpha-2-macroglobulin family protein encodes the protein MLTMTGCNFFGINSNKEQLPAVSPLTPPKLPDWIEQISPIGDAKPLNQIRIRFKEALIPVESLDSPEQQKLLEKFALWPPLPGQFRFLTPRMVGFQAEKALPIATRFQVTLKAGLADLKNHRLDKDLPWTFNTESINLTNLPGVNPIEKADIEPIDLQEKLHFTSNVELNLASVQEHLQLIPESKNQGIGFKVELDKEEKPVKENEDPLEKLDPSARNWFYNLIPQQNLEKATPYRLVFSPGIRPAYGNLATEKEFVSKLATYSPLAFQKINFYGQPDSGGTFGRFIKGSPQLEFNNVLLPDSAKESITINPAPKDISRIIQINDEDKIVGINPYALEPAKTYTITIGGNLKDKFGQTLGKPVTLKYDTGDLAGDIWVPSDLNIFPTDKNLQLNISTGNLPESKYKAAYRAIKPTDLVYFNNSNDLLPQPSNWQSFQVSGKKNQSVDIAVPLREKISAATGMLAYGVQARTNKYQENGKELWREPTTYGMVELTNLGVFTQWFPESGLIRVNHLTDGSPVTAATVEIYQSKLQAKSRPEPVPCTTGKTDENGIFRIVREGLQQCYSGNESSSKSPQLLVIARENQDWAFARTEEYSGVYGYGIDAGWQDSKPESRGVIFSDRQLYQPGEKAWLTGFAGFLQNGIIQQDKNAVYQLTLVNPDGQKTNLGTQTTNEFGTFSLELPIKTTQRLGYHTIQAKGKNGQELSGEFRVAEFKPPNFKVELNLDKEFAYIDDKVDINATSNYLFGAPVEGGEAKYFITRQQANFIPKGWDEFTFGRQWLWPEESPSVSSDVLQNNAQLDANGKSSQTVSVANDLPYPMTYQVDVQVADVSNLSVANSKTFTALPSNRLIGLKSNFISDAGKAFPIDVIVTDPTGKPITGQQVRLELQEIKYSSVTQLVEGSRTPKNQVEYKTVGQAEITSASNPQSVSLTAPESGSYRIRVNFSDAKSELSATDLQIWATGENPVFWGSKEKDVLEVKLDKKEFKPGETATVLIQSPYPDAELYFAVIKDKPLYQQITKVQGGTPQIQFKVTPEMLPNAAIEAVLVRQGKPISQVEAGSLDNLVKIGFTPFKVNLEDKYLKLQVKPVQASLEPGAEATVQLELKDNQGNPTKGQFTVMVVNEAVLQLSGYRPPDLVDTVYAEQTISTRFSDNRPDVILQAQDVAKPKGWGYGGGFSTGAANTRTRTDFKALAYYNGSVLTDANGNAQITFKLPDDLTTWRVMAVATDGNLRFGNGDATFITTKPLLTNAILPQFARPGDRILAGLSVTNNTGNPGNLSINGELSGTVKFADKNPTATSLQTKAESATHAYRFPMLADSVGVGKVRFTTQLNGTAADAFEVPLEIKPVEITEQVVESGVTEKQVKIPLNVDKNTFPDAGGLDIQLASSLIPEIQAPAKQVLEDNDLPFTEPAASQLMIAANLQTLTQKYGQKFAEFNPSQQGNQAIEKLQKLQIADGGFAAFPGQEKSDPWVSAYAGESLAKASQVFPNLVDAGMLSRLKTYLQKVLANPGEYDFCKQLLCKRQLQINALIALADLGDKRNTFLADINEQRNNFDLVTQIKLARYLSQFPEWQNESQQLVNKLQQNIYETGRAAVVSLPPSWGWMSSSTTTQAQALRLFIAKRSKPEVIDKLFQSLLALRRDGTWQTNYNNAQALTALVDYSQLQPTPPNFVATVQLAGKKLGENRFDGYKNPSLQINVPMNQLPRDRNDLTLEKSGNGTLHYLVAYNYRLQGNQPGRFNGLRITREISQVNQEKVLQKTGLYAFDKPLTLASGQVFDIGLEIIADRTVDHIVIKDPLPAGFEAVDASFQTTTAALQAKADSWELGFKNVYRDRIIAYADHLEPGVYSLHYLVRSVTPGTFSWPGAEVHLQYAPEEFGRTAESTLILEDGK